The following proteins are co-located in the Palaemon carinicauda isolate YSFRI2023 chromosome 30, ASM3689809v2, whole genome shotgun sequence genome:
- the LOC137623283 gene encoding coiled-coil domain-containing protein 32 yields MMQKQELWGPVSNNSGKPVECKFEDSFTPQCFTSGQDNFLVDEDYVPLDDSSQYLAGLERKLARVQGRTANKRQTESRRLINALVGSRDAHAHELVNASNIGGDEIITSESEPAHQTGAVDPQGAIGAMIRRIAPDKVALTHEELCQLLEADFLAKIQEAATAAAEEEEEEATSKETHCDQKQNVIVQDDKVHHEQNEEKKLSLDEGEK; encoded by the exons ATGATGCAG AAACAGGAGTTGTGGGGTCCTGTTTCAAACAATTCTGGAAAACCTGTTGAATGCAAGTTTGAAGATTCCTTCACTCCACAATGTTTCACATCTGGCCAAGATAATTTTCTTGTTGATG AGGATTATGTCCCTCTAGATGATTCCTCACAGTATTTAGCAGGCCTTGAACGAAAATTAGCTAGAGTTCAGGGGCGGACTGCAAATAAGAGACAAACAGAAAGTCGCAGGCTAATCAATGCTTTGGTGGGGTCTCGAGATGCTCATGCCCACGAATTAGTAAACGCAAGTAATATAGGTGGTGATGAGATTATTACTTCTGAGAGTGAACCTGCCCATCAGACTGGTGCAGTTGACCCACaag gGGCGATTGGTGCAATGATAAGACGCATTGCACCTGACAAGGTGGCTCTCACCCATGAAGAACTATGTCAGCTTCTGGAAGCAGACTTCTTAGCTAAGATTcaagaagcagcaacagcagcagcagaagaagaagaagaagaagcaacatCAAAAGAAACACATTGTGACCAAAAACAAAATGTTATTGTCCAAGATGACAAAGTCCATCATGAACagaatgaggaaaagaaattgTCTTTAGATGAAGGAGAaaagtag